Sequence from the Kineosporia succinea genome:
GCATGCGGACGCGCGGACCTCTCGTGGGGCCCGGCGCGATGGTCTGAATCCGGTGAAGTCTAGCCGCTGCCTGAATTAGCCGCGTGCAGCTACGGCGCGCAGGGCCAGCAGGTACCCCTCCCGGCCGAAACCGGCGATGGTGCCGGTGGAGACGCCGCCCACCACGCTGGTGTGGCGGAACACCTCACGAGCGGCCGGGTTGGACAGGTGCACCTCGACCAGCGTGAGCCCGGCCTTGGTCACCATCGCGCAGGCGTCGCGGATCGCGTAGGAGTAGTGCGTGAACGCGGCCGGGTTCAGCACCACGTGCGCCCCGGCGTCGACCGCCCCGTGCAGCCAGCCGATCATCTCGGACTCGTCGTCGGTCTGCCGGACCTCCACCTCGAGCCCGAACTCCCGGCCGGCCTCGACGCACGCCGCGCTCAGGTCGGCGAGGGTGTCGCTGCCGTAGACGTCGGGTTCACGGACGCCGAGGCGGCCGAGATTGGGGCCGTTGAGGACGAGGACGGAGGTCATGGACGGAGGTTACCCAGGCTCACTCGTCGTCGGTGAGCGGGAACCGGCTCGTGTCGATGACGACGGGGAACGGGGGCAGCAGAGTGATCGGCTCGCCGTACGCCACGGACAGGTACTGCGGCACCCCACCCCAGGCCGCGCTCCGATGCACCCGGAAGATCTCGTCGAAGGCCGAAACCAGCCTTCGGTTGAGACATTCGACCGTATGACGGTGCCACGGCCCGGCGTTCGACGGACAGCGCGACGGCGAAACCCTCCTCTTCACAGGTGAAATGCATGTGCCCGGCGATCAGCCCACCTCGGGTCGCACGAATGCGCCGGTGTCCAGGACCACGGACAGCGGGGCCGCGAGCTCGATCCGTTCCCCGAACGGCACCCGGACGACGTCCTGGTACACGCCGTCGACCGGGCGGGAGAACAGGCTCACCGTCGGGCCGCCCGGGTCAGACGCGTCGACCAGCAGGTACTGCGGGATGCCGCCCCGGGCGTAGGCGCGCCACTTGCGGTTGCGGTCGTTGACCGCACTGTCGGGTGTGGTGATCTCGACCGCCACGACGAACACGTCCATCGGCACGGACCGGGAGTTCCAGCGGATGCGGCTCTCGTGGGCCACGCACAGGTCGGGGACGTAGATCCCGTCGTCGGGCAGCGAGGCCGGCAGGTCCCAGCCGACGAAGTACTCGTCGTCGGTGATCGCGTCGAAGAACTGCCTGGTCAGCAGCCCACCGATCACGTTGTGCTCGCCGCCGGCGGTGAGCGGCATGAGCAGGATGCCGTCGGTCGCCGCCTGGGCGACCCGCCAGCCGTCGGGCACCTCGAGTTCGTCCCAGGCACGCACCACGTCGGGCCAGATCTGCGTCATCGTCCATCCCCCTTCGACCTCCGTCACGATACCGGAAAATTCCGAAAGGTTCGGCATAATCCCGACTCGGTCACGTCGTCCTCAGACCACGACCTCGCTCCGGCGGCCCTGAGCGACCACGACCGCGAACATCACCAGGCAGGCCGCGGCCGGCAGGTACCAGGTGTTCTGCCAGGTCCAGAACGCCGGGGACAGCTGCACGAACGGCGCCACCATCAGCACCGGCGCGGCCACCGGCCACCGGTCCCGCGCGAAGCCGGCCCCCACCACGAGGAGCACCAGAACGGCGGTCCAGTAGTAGGCCAGGATCAGCGGATCCAGCGCCAGCCGGGCGAGCACCACCGCGAGCGGGCCGAGCCACACCAGCTCGGCCCGGCGGCCCAGGGCCCGGGCCAGGGCGCACCCGGCCAGTCCGGCGAGCAGCCCCTGCAGCACCCGGGCGTACCAGCCCGTCTGCACGTGCTCGGGAAACAGCTGTCCCCACAGGGTTTCCCGCACCACCGGCCAGGTCAGGTCGAACAGCTCGAAGTGACCGGTGGCCACGAAGGGCAGGTACGCGGCGACCGCCGTGGTGACGAACACCGCGACGGCCCGGGCCAGGAACGGGAAACGGCGCTCGGTCAGCAGCAGCCCGGCTGCCAGCACACCCCACGGCTCCCACCCCGCCGCCAGTCCGATGACCAGGGCCGCGGCCGAACTGCGGCCCCGCACCAGAAGACTCGCGGCCCAGATCCAGGCGACGGCGACCCCGGCCTGCGCGAGATGCCCCTCGGCGCACCACCGCACCGGCAGCATCAGCACCAGCGAGGCCGCACCGGCCGCGAACTCCGCGGGGGCTGACGGTTCCAGCGAGTGCACCGCACGCAGGTGCCGGACGAACACCATGACCGCCCCGGTGACGACCGCCCCGGCGACGGCCCGCACGAGCACGTCGGGCGCCCCGTAGGCCAGGCAGCGCATGCTCCCGCCCGCCGACGGATTCATCAACCAGGCCGCCAGCAGTTCGAAAGGCCCGGCCTGCATCCAGGAACTGGCGTAGACCGAGGCGAGGTCGCCGGTCAGGACCGCCCGGCCACCGGCGGCGAACTGCTGCAGGTCCCAGGCCGCCGGGGGCCGGACGACCAGGGCCTCGAACGCGGCGACGAGACACAGGGCCCAACGCAGCCGGACGAGCCGGTCCAGCACGGTCCCCGGGAGGAGGAGAGGATCACCGGTCGCCACCGAGTGAGATTCGGCGACCGTTGATCCGTCCTTGAGGTGACCTCGGTCTACTCGCTGATCAGCCGGTAGGCCTCTTCGAGCAGCGCGGGCTCCGGGCCCTCGAGACGCCCGGGCTGGGCCAGGCCGTCCAGCACCACGAAACGCATGAGGTCGCCGCGGTTCTTCTTGTCGCGGCCCATCGCCGCGATCAGCGCGGGCCAGCGATCGCCCCGGTAGGTGCGCGGCAGGCCCAGGCTCGCGAGCGCCTCGGTGTGCCGGGTGACCAGGTCGGACGGGGTGCGCCCGGCCAGCTCGCCGAGCCGCGCGACGTACATCATCCCGACCGCGACGGCCTCGCCGTGGCGCCAGGTGTAGTGCTCGACCTGCTCCACGCCGTGCGCGAAGGTGTGGCCGTAGTTGAGGAACTCGCGCTCCCCCGACTCCTTCAGGTCGTTGGTGACGACCTTGGCCTTGACCGCGATGGCCCGCTCGACCAGTTCGCGCACCGCGTCCGAGTCCCAGGTGGTGGCGGCCGCCGGGTCACGCTCGATCAGCTCGAGGATGGCCGGGTCGGCGATGAAGCCGCACTTCACCACCTCGGCCAGACCGGCGACCAGGTCGGCGTGCGGCAGGGTGCGCAGCGCGTCGAGGTCACAGATCACGGCGCGGGGCGGGTGGAAGGCGCCGACCAGGTTCTTGCCCTCGGCCGTGTTGATGCCGGT
This genomic interval carries:
- a CDS encoding type II 3-dehydroquinate dehydratase produces the protein MTSVLVLNGPNLGRLGVREPDVYGSDTLADLSAACVEAGREFGLEVEVRQTDDESEMIGWLHGAVDAGAHVVLNPAAFTHYSYAIRDACAMVTKAGLTLVEVHLSNPAAREVFRHTSVVGGVSTGTIAGFGREGYLLALRAVAARG
- the aroB gene encoding 3-dehydroquinate synthase — protein: MSDDIATKIPVGLSDRYEVTIGPGVLAGLPQALGDKVTRVAIVHPRTLRALGRTVNQQLTDAGLRPLLIEVPDGENAKTAETLTMCWALLGQAGFTRSDAVVGLGGGAVTDLAGFVAASWLRGVAVVQVPTTLLGMVDAAVGGKTGINTAEGKNLVGAFHPPRAVICDLDALRTLPHADLVAGLAEVVKCGFIADPAILELIERDPAAATTWDSDAVRELVERAIAVKAKVVTNDLKESGEREFLNYGHTFAHGVEQVEHYTWRHGEAVAVGMMYVARLGELAGRTPSDLVTRHTEALASLGLPRTYRGDRWPALIAAMGRDKKNRGDLMRFVVLDGLAQPGRLEGPEPALLEEAYRLISE
- a CDS encoding Uma2 family endonuclease, with product MTQIWPDVVRAWDELEVPDGWRVAQAATDGILLMPLTAGGEHNVIGGLLTRQFFDAITDDEYFVGWDLPASLPDDGIYVPDLCVAHESRIRWNSRSVPMDVFVVAVEITTPDSAVNDRNRKWRAYARGGIPQYLLVDASDPGGPTVSLFSRPVDGVYQDVVRVPFGERIELAAPLSVVLDTGAFVRPEVG